From Caldicellulosiruptor hydrothermalis 108, a single genomic window includes:
- a CDS encoding oligosaccharide flippase family protein → MNKKILNQIVILTLCNILTYSLFFFYRVFISRRIGSVGMGLYTFGMTLYYLFYSISSGGILTAISKYIAENCYSAGLKEKVVFVISRILFFWSIIIAILFCALNPFFCDIVFATSHLKHKVYPLIVCIVVVTQSAILKGFFYGIQNPTPPALAEVFENIVRLSVTCPIFLTVAKSSSLDTKLFLSFLGILIGELSSLSFLWISYKLKYKNIRFTIKLSEIVQISSNIFKVSVPLATASVLGMIFQSFENMIIPKMFESIGNTKTKAISIYGIINGMSFPAATLPLVIINSLSIIIVPTISETKINTKTLNSRINSFLLLTIAISLPATCIFLLFPVQICNLLYKNPQAGVYLKHIAPAIAFYYLSVVLSSLLNALDKVNFNFILNTVLTVARLIAYIPAILLFKSEIPYIWISNIFALISCIIMIEKIAKLEFEFVLEKRIIFLIFQLAVVCLLIFAILIYLNITSMQVFIILFLAGYFLISYFILLYQKRRKKY, encoded by the coding sequence ATGAATAAAAAGATTTTAAACCAAATTGTAATACTTACACTTTGTAATATTTTAACATACAGTCTTTTTTTCTTTTACAGAGTGTTCATATCGCGCAGAATTGGTTCTGTTGGTATGGGACTTTATACATTTGGCATGACACTTTATTACCTGTTTTACAGCATATCAAGCGGTGGGATTTTGACAGCCATTTCAAAATATATTGCTGAAAACTGCTATTCAGCTGGGCTAAAAGAAAAAGTTGTCTTTGTGATCAGCAGGATACTCTTTTTCTGGAGCATTATAATTGCCATATTGTTTTGTGCATTAAATCCATTTTTCTGTGACATTGTATTTGCTACTTCACATCTTAAACACAAGGTCTACCCTCTTATTGTGTGTATTGTGGTTGTCACCCAGTCAGCTATTTTGAAAGGCTTTTTTTATGGCATTCAAAATCCTACTCCACCTGCCTTGGCAGAGGTGTTTGAAAATATTGTCAGACTTTCTGTCACCTGTCCCATTTTTTTGACAGTAGCAAAGTCATCTTCGCTTGACACAAAGCTATTTTTGTCTTTCTTAGGGATTCTTATAGGAGAACTTTCAAGTCTGAGTTTCCTTTGGATATCATATAAGCTCAAATACAAAAATATTCGATTTACGATTAAGCTTTCTGAGATTGTGCAGATTTCCTCTAATATATTCAAAGTATCTGTGCCACTTGCCACAGCCAGTGTCCTTGGAATGATTTTTCAATCATTTGAAAATATGATAATTCCCAAAATGTTTGAAAGCATCGGCAATACAAAAACCAAAGCAATCTCCATCTATGGAATAATAAATGGCATGAGCTTCCCAGCAGCAACCCTGCCACTTGTAATAATAAATTCACTATCCATAATAATAGTTCCTACCATCTCTGAAACAAAGATTAACACAAAAACTCTAAACTCTCGAATAAACTCTTTTCTCTTGCTTACCATTGCTATTTCATTGCCAGCAACATGCATATTCTTACTTTTTCCTGTACAGATTTGTAATTTGCTATACAAAAACCCTCAAGCAGGAGTGTATCTTAAACACATTGCACCTGCAATAGCATTTTATTATCTTTCTGTTGTACTTTCAAGTTTACTTAATGCACTTGATAAGGTCAATTTTAATTTTATTTTAAATACAGTACTGACAGTAGCAAGATTGATAGCCTATATCCCAGCAATATTACTTTTCAAAAGTGAAATCCCTTATATTTGGATTTCAAATATATTTGCCCTTATTTCATGTATTATAATGATTGAAAAGATAGCAAAGCTTGAGTTTGAATTCGTTCTTGAAAAAAGAATAATCTTTCTCATCTTTCAACTTGCAGTTGTGTGCCTGCTTATATTTGCCATACTCATTTATCTGAACATAACTTCAATGCAAGTTTTTATTATTCTGTTTTTAGCAGGATACTTTCTAATTAGCTACTTTATCCTTTTATATCAGAAAAGGCGTAAGAAATACTGA
- a CDS encoding YigZ family protein, producing MGFKTIAQNVRVEFVERKSRFIASVFRVENQHEVNTFLDQVRKEFYDATHNVYAYTYGIEYPVQKYSDDGEPQGTAGLPVMEVIRKSNVSNVLIVVTRYFGGILLGASGLVRAYTQAASLGLEKAGILEYHECEEVLLSIEYSDFEKIKWLASRFNTKIEKIEYSQVVDLLLAIKKEEVDEFIKNVSDITSGNFLADKKGIVLRAI from the coding sequence ATGGGATTTAAAACTATTGCTCAAAATGTCCGAGTAGAATTTGTTGAAAGAAAGTCAAGGTTCATTGCATCAGTTTTCAGGGTAGAAAATCAGCATGAGGTTAATACCTTCCTTGACCAGGTCAGAAAAGAGTTTTATGATGCAACACACAACGTGTATGCCTATACATATGGTATTGAATATCCTGTACAAAAATATTCGGATGATGGTGAGCCGCAGGGTACAGCCGGGCTTCCTGTCATGGAGGTAATAAGAAAGAGCAATGTTTCAAATGTGCTAATTGTAGTAACCCGCTATTTTGGCGGAATCCTGCTGGGCGCGTCAGGACTTGTCAGGGCGTATACACAGGCAGCTAGCCTCGGGCTTGAAAAAGCAGGTATTTTGGAGTATCATGAGTGTGAAGAGGTTTTACTGAGTATAGAATATTCTGATTTTGAGAAGATTAAATGGCTTGCTTCAAGGTTTAATACAAAGATAGAGAAGATTGAATATTCGCAAGTTGTAGATTTGTTGCTGGCAATCAAAAAAGAAGAGGTGGATGAGTTTATAAAGAACGTTTCAGATATTACATCCGGCAACTTCCTGGCTGACAAAAAAGGGATAGTTTTAAGAGCAATTTAG
- a CDS encoding NUDIX hydrolase, with protein MLIRNCAGGVVFYQGKIFIMKNEKGEWVFPKGVIRNGEIAPEVAVRRVKEEVGIDASILSTAGQTSYEFYSVTRQRPVCNKIIWYIMEAKSPEFLKENKEENVFDAGYFDIEEAIQKITYSQDKALASCAYEQYKQLVNI; from the coding sequence TTGCTAATCCGTAATTGTGCTGGTGGAGTTGTGTTCTACCAGGGAAAAATCTTTATCATGAAGAACGAAAAGGGCGAATGGGTGTTTCCAAAAGGTGTTATCCGAAACGGCGAGATTGCGCCCGAAGTTGCGGTAAGAAGGGTCAAGGAAGAAGTTGGGATTGATGCTTCAATTCTCTCCACAGCAGGTCAAACAAGTTATGAGTTCTATTCTGTCACACGTCAGAGACCAGTTTGTAACAAGATTATATGGTATATCATGGAAGCAAAATCTCCCGAATTTTTGAAAGAGAACAAGGAAGAGAACGTTTTTGATGCCGGGTATTTTGACATTGAAGAGGCTATCCAGAAGATTACTTACAGCCAAGACAAGGCTCTGGCATCTTGTGCGTATGAACAGTACAAACAACTTGTGAATATTTAA
- the hflX gene encoding GTPase HflX → MIQKLKSHQTEEYMIDEFVYNLLKEFSLNLNKEIAIVLNRKGRIEEVLIEKKEFAELENQDSFPKKAALIFTKLSSASHPSMLDLSTLIMKKYDYVMTISLKTKEATIAFWGRYLKEVETVGPHKIEYFYNLDISSKISEVDEKQREREKIHEILTEKEERALLVDVWPKSSSEHDRHLFEELESLCKTAGVKVVDKVVQVRRSIDPAYFIGRGKAEEILSICQQKDIDVVIFNRELSPAQIKNLEELLLRKVIDRTDVILDIFARRARTKEGKLQVELAQLLTLLPRLRGTGVLLSRLGGGIGTRGPGETKLEIDRRHIQRRIEEIKKELEKVKKNREVQRKSRVENQVPVVSIIGYTNAGKSTLMNRISKADVLVEDKLFATLDTTTRRVYHKGKEFLLTDTVGFIRNLPHHLVEAFSSTLEEVKYSNLILNVVDISDPYYYDHIKVSEDLLKQLGAENIPLIRVYNKIDKVDLSSVDVFDNLPHVFISAQDGRGIDTLLDMIVERI, encoded by the coding sequence ATGATTCAAAAACTCAAGTCCCATCAGACAGAAGAGTATATGATTGATGAGTTTGTCTACAATCTTCTAAAAGAGTTTTCGCTGAATCTCAATAAGGAAATAGCAATTGTTTTGAACAGAAAAGGGAGAATTGAAGAGGTTCTAATAGAAAAGAAAGAATTTGCAGAGCTTGAAAACCAAGATTCTTTTCCTAAAAAGGCAGCGTTAATCTTTACAAAGTTATCTTCTGCATCACATCCTTCTATGCTTGACCTCTCCACACTTATAATGAAAAAGTATGACTATGTTATGACAATCTCGCTAAAAACTAAGGAGGCTACCATAGCTTTTTGGGGAAGGTATCTAAAAGAGGTTGAAACGGTTGGACCACACAAAATAGAATATTTTTACAATCTTGATATCTCATCCAAGATTTCAGAAGTGGATGAAAAGCAGAGGGAAAGAGAAAAAATTCACGAGATTTTGACAGAAAAAGAGGAAAGGGCTCTGCTTGTTGATGTGTGGCCAAAAAGTTCGTCTGAACATGACAGACACCTTTTTGAAGAGCTTGAGAGCCTGTGCAAGACAGCAGGGGTTAAAGTTGTTGACAAGGTGGTACAAGTAAGAAGGAGCATAGACCCTGCGTATTTTATAGGAAGGGGTAAGGCAGAAGAGATACTTTCTATCTGTCAGCAAAAAGACATTGACGTTGTGATATTCAACAGAGAACTTTCGCCTGCTCAGATAAAAAACTTAGAAGAGCTGCTTTTGAGAAAAGTGATAGATAGAACTGATGTTATACTTGACATATTTGCAAGGCGTGCAAGGACCAAAGAGGGAAAACTTCAGGTAGAACTTGCACAGCTTTTGACCCTGCTTCCGCGTCTGCGTGGGACTGGAGTGCTACTTTCAAGGCTTGGTGGTGGAATAGGGACGAGAGGGCCTGGTGAGACCAAGCTTGAGATTGACAGGAGACATATCCAGCGCAGGATTGAAGAGATAAAAAAAGAGCTTGAAAAGGTGAAAAAAAATAGAGAAGTTCAGAGGAAGAGCAGGGTAGAAAACCAGGTGCCGGTTGTATCAATAATTGGTTACACAAACGCAGGCAAGTCTACTCTCATGAACAGAATCTCAAAAGCAGATGTTCTGGTAGAAGATAAACTATTTGCAACACTTGATACTACAACAAGAAGAGTGTACCACAAGGGCAAAGAATTTTTGCTCACTGATACTGTTGGGTTTATAAGAAACTTGCCGCATCATCTTGTTGAGGCGTTTTCCTCAACATTAGAAGAGGTCAAGTATTCAAACCTTATACTGAACGTTGTAGATATATCTGACCCATATTATTATGACCACATAAAAGTATCTGAGGATTTGCTAAAGCAGCTTGGAGCAGAAAATATCCCTCTTATAAGGGTTTATAACAAGATAGATAAAGTGGACCTTTCAAGTGTGGATGTGTTTGACAATCTTCCACATGTTTTTATCTCTGCTCAGGATGGCAGAGGTATTGATACTTTGCTTGATATGATTGTTGAGAGGATTTAA
- the tuf gene encoding elongation factor Tu has translation MAKAKFERTKPHVNIGTIGHVDHGKTTLTAAITKVLALKGKAQFMAYDQIDKAPEERERGITINTAHVEYETDARHYAHVDCPGHADYVKNMITGAAQMDGAILVVSAADGPMPQTREHILLARQVNVPYIVVFLNKVDMVDDPELIELVEMEVRELLSKYGYPGDEVPIVKGSALKALESTSQDPNAPEYQCILELMDAVDKYIPTPQRDIDKPFLMPIEDVFSITGRGTVVTGRVERGTLKTGEEVEIVGFAPEPRKTVVTGIEMFRKVLDEAVAGDNVGCLLRGIQKNEVERGQVLAKPGTIKPHTKFKAQVYVLTKEEGGRHTPFFNGYRPQFYFRTTDVTGTITLPEGVEMCMPGDNVEMTVELISPIAIESGLRFAIREGGRTVGAGSVTTIIE, from the coding sequence ATGGCAAAGGCTAAATTTGAAAGAACAAAACCACACGTAAACATAGGTACAATTGGACACGTTGACCATGGAAAAACAACATTGACAGCTGCAATCACAAAGGTTTTAGCTCTCAAAGGTAAAGCACAGTTTATGGCTTATGACCAGATTGACAAGGCTCCAGAGGAAAGAGAAAGAGGTATTACAATCAACACAGCACACGTTGAGTATGAGACAGACGCAAGACACTATGCACACGTTGACTGTCCAGGTCACGCTGACTACGTCAAGAACATGATAACAGGTGCTGCTCAGATGGACGGTGCAATCTTGGTTGTGTCTGCAGCAGACGGTCCAATGCCACAGACAAGAGAGCACATTTTGCTTGCACGACAGGTTAACGTTCCATACATCGTTGTATTCCTCAACAAGGTTGACATGGTAGACGATCCAGAATTGATTGAGCTGGTTGAAATGGAAGTAAGAGAGCTTCTTTCCAAGTATGGCTATCCAGGCGACGAAGTACCAATAGTAAAAGGTTCAGCTTTGAAGGCTTTAGAGTCAACATCACAAGACCCAAATGCTCCAGAATATCAGTGCATCTTAGAGCTCATGGATGCTGTTGACAAATACATCCCAACACCACAGAGAGACATTGACAAACCATTCTTGATGCCAATTGAAGACGTGTTCTCAATCACAGGTAGAGGTACTGTTGTAACAGGTAGAGTTGAAAGAGGAACACTCAAGACAGGCGAAGAGGTTGAAATAGTTGGTTTTGCTCCAGAGCCAAGAAAGACAGTTGTAACAGGTATCGAGATGTTCAGAAAGGTACTTGACGAGGCTGTTGCTGGTGACAATGTAGGGTGCCTTCTCAGAGGTATTCAGAAGAATGAGGTTGAAAGAGGTCAGGTTCTTGCAAAGCCAGGCACAATTAAACCTCACACCAAATTCAAAGCACAGGTTTACGTTTTGACAAAAGAAGAGGGTGGAAGACATACACCATTCTTCAATGGTTACAGACCACAGTTCTATTTCAGAACAACAGACGTTACAGGAACAATCACACTGCCAGAGGGTGTAGAGATGTGCATGCCTGGCGACAACGTTGAGATGACAGTTGAGCTTATCTCTCCAATCGCTATTGAGTCAGGACTCAGATTTGCTATCCGCGAAGGCGGAAGAACAGTTGGTGCAGGTTCTGTTACAACAATAATTGAATAA
- the fusA gene encoding elongation factor G: MPRQFPLEKTRNIGIMAHIDAGKTTTTERILFYTGKVHKMGEVHEGTATMDWMEQEQERGITITSAATTCEWKGHRINIIDTPGHVDFTVEVERSLRVLDGAIAVFCAKGGVEPQSETVWRQADKYRVPRIAYVNKMDIMGANFFNVIEMMKERLGANPVAIQVPIGKEDTFRGIVDLLTMKAIIYVDDLGKVSQETEIPEDVKDIAEEYRIKLLEAVAETDEEIMMKYLEGEEITVEELKAAIRKATINMQMTPVLCGSSYRNKGVQPLLDAVVDYLPSPVDIAAVKGFSPDTGEEIERKTSEDEPFCALAFKIMSDPYVGKLTFLRVYSGVLHAGSYVYNSTKNKKERVGRLLHMHANHREDVDAVYAGDICAAIGLSNTTTGDTLCDENHPIVLESMEFPEPVIQVAIEPKTKADQEKMGIALQRLSEEDPTFKVSTNHETGQTLIAGMGELHLEIIVDRMRREFKVEVNVGKPQVAYKETIKKSVKVEGKYIRQSGGRGQYGHVWLELEPLERGAGYEFVNKIVGGVIPKEFIPSVDAGVQEAMQSGVLAGYPVVDVRVTLFDGSYHEVDSSDMAFRIAAAQAFREGMKKADPVLLEPIMKVEVVVPEEYMGDVMGDINSRRGRIEGMELRGNAQVIRAYVPLAEMFGYATDLRSKTQGRGTYTMQFDHYEEVPKNIADKILEMKNK; the protein is encoded by the coding sequence TTGCCCAGGCAGTTTCCACTTGAAAAAACAAGAAATATAGGTATTATGGCTCATATAGATGCGGGGAAAACGACAACAACAGAAAGAATTCTCTTTTACACAGGTAAGGTTCACAAGATGGGTGAAGTCCACGAAGGAACTGCTACCATGGACTGGATGGAGCAGGAACAGGAAAGAGGCATCACAATCACTTCTGCTGCTACAACATGTGAATGGAAAGGTCACAGGATAAACATTATTGACACACCAGGACATGTGGACTTCACTGTTGAGGTAGAAAGGTCTCTGCGCGTGCTTGATGGTGCAATTGCTGTGTTTTGTGCGAAAGGTGGCGTAGAACCACAGTCAGAGACTGTTTGGAGACAGGCTGACAAGTACCGTGTTCCAAGGATAGCTTATGTCAACAAGATGGACATAATGGGTGCAAACTTTTTCAATGTCATTGAGATGATGAAAGAAAGACTTGGTGCAAACCCGGTTGCAATCCAGGTTCCAATTGGGAAAGAGGATACTTTCAGAGGTATTGTTGACCTTCTCACAATGAAGGCTATAATCTATGTTGACGACCTTGGAAAAGTATCTCAGGAAACAGAGATTCCAGAGGACGTAAAAGACATTGCTGAAGAGTATAGAATTAAACTTTTAGAGGCTGTTGCTGAGACTGATGAAGAGATTATGATGAAATATTTAGAGGGTGAAGAGATTACAGTTGAAGAGCTCAAGGCTGCAATAAGAAAAGCTACAATCAACATGCAGATGACACCGGTACTTTGCGGTTCATCATATAGAAACAAAGGTGTTCAGCCACTTTTAGATGCAGTTGTTGACTATCTGCCATCACCGGTTGACATTGCTGCAGTAAAAGGATTTTCACCTGACACTGGTGAAGAGATTGAAAGAAAGACAAGTGAAGATGAACCATTCTGTGCACTGGCATTTAAGATTATGTCTGACCCATATGTTGGTAAACTGACATTCTTGAGAGTTTACTCAGGTGTTCTTCATGCAGGATCATATGTTTATAACTCAACAAAGAACAAGAAAGAAAGAGTAGGAAGACTTTTGCACATGCATGCAAACCACAGAGAAGACGTTGATGCAGTATATGCCGGTGATATCTGTGCAGCAATAGGTCTTTCCAATACTACAACAGGTGATACCCTCTGTGATGAAAATCATCCAATTGTCTTAGAGTCTATGGAATTCCCAGAACCTGTTATACAGGTTGCTATTGAACCAAAGACTAAAGCTGACCAAGAGAAGATGGGTATTGCACTGCAAAGACTTTCCGAAGAAGACCCGACATTCAAGGTATCTACAAACCACGAGACAGGGCAAACTCTCATTGCAGGTATGGGAGAGCTTCACCTTGAGATTATTGTTGACAGAATGAGAAGAGAGTTCAAGGTAGAGGTCAATGTAGGTAAACCTCAGGTTGCTTACAAAGAGACAATCAAGAAATCTGTCAAGGTTGAAGGAAAGTATATCAGACAGTCTGGTGGTAGAGGTCAGTACGGTCACGTTTGGCTTGAGCTTGAACCGCTTGAAAGAGGTGCAGGGTATGAGTTTGTCAACAAGATAGTCGGTGGTGTGATTCCAAAAGAGTTCATACCATCTGTCGATGCAGGTGTCCAGGAAGCAATGCAGTCAGGTGTTTTGGCAGGATATCCTGTAGTGGATGTAAGAGTTACGCTGTTTGACGGTTCATACCACGAGGTTGACTCGAGCGACATGGCGTTCAGAATTGCAGCAGCTCAAGCGTTCAGAGAAGGTATGAAAAAGGCAGACCCAGTACTCTTAGAGCCTATTATGAAGGTCGAGGTTGTTGTGCCTGAAGAGTACATGGGTGATGTCATGGGTGATATCAACTCCAGACGTGGAAGAATTGAGGGCATGGAACTTAGAGGAAATGCCCAGGTCATTCGTGCATATGTTCCGCTTGCAGAGATGTTTGGTTACGCAACAGACCTGAGGTCAAAGACACAGGGTCGAGGAACATACACCATGCAGTTTGACCACTATGAAGAGGTTCCAAAGAATATTGCTGATAAGATTCTTGAAATGAAGAATAAATAA
- the rpsG gene encoding 30S ribosomal protein S7, with amino-acid sequence MPRKGPVKKREILPDPVYNDKVVAKLINKVMYDGKKSIAQKIVYGAFDIIREKTGKDPLEVLEAALNNVMPVLEVRPRRVGGATYQVPIEVAPDRRLSLGIRWLVEYARERKDKRTMKEKLAAEIMDAANNTGGAVKKKEDTHRMAEANRAFAHYRW; translated from the coding sequence TTGCCAAGAAAAGGGCCGGTTAAAAAGAGAGAGATATTGCCAGACCCGGTGTATAATGACAAGGTTGTTGCAAAGCTTATTAACAAAGTTATGTATGATGGTAAAAAATCAATTGCTCAGAAGATTGTATATGGTGCATTTGATATTATAAGAGAAAAAACAGGCAAAGATCCACTTGAAGTGCTTGAGGCAGCTCTCAACAATGTAATGCCTGTATTAGAAGTTCGTCCAAGAAGAGTTGGTGGTGCAACATACCAGGTGCCCATCGAGGTTGCACCAGATAGAAGGCTTTCTCTTGGAATTAGATGGCTTGTTGAGTATGCAAGAGAGAGAAAAGACAAAAGGACAATGAAAGAGAAACTTGCAGCAGAGATTATGGATGCAGCTAATAATACAGGTGGCGCAGTCAAAAAGAAAGAAGATACTCATAGAATGGCAGAAGCAAATAGAGCATTTGCACATTACAGATGGTAA
- the rpsL gene encoding 30S ribosomal protein S12 yields MPTINQLVRYGREKKVEKSKAPALQKGFNSLKKKYYDISCPQRRGVCTVVKTVTPKKPNSALRKVARVRLTNGIEVTAYIPGIGHNLQEHSVVLVRGGRVKDLPGVRYHIVRGTLDCAGVANRRQCRSKYGAKRPKQQAAGAAKK; encoded by the coding sequence ATGCCAACAATAAACCAGCTTGTTAGGTACGGCAGAGAGAAAAAAGTTGAAAAGTCAAAGGCACCAGCACTTCAAAAGGGTTTTAACTCTTTGAAGAAAAAGTATTATGATATCAGCTGTCCTCAGAGAAGAGGGGTTTGTACAGTTGTCAAAACTGTTACGCCTAAAAAGCCAAACTCAGCTTTAAGAAAAGTTGCAAGGGTAAGACTTACAAATGGTATTGAAGTGACAGCGTACATCCCTGGTATTGGTCACAACTTACAGGAACACTCAGTTGTGCTGGTAAGAGGCGGAAGAGTCAAGGACCTGCCAGGTGTTAGATACCATATTGTAAGAGGCACTTTGGACTGTGCTGGTGTTGCTAACAGAAGACAGTGCCGTTCCAAGTACGGTGCAAAAAGGCCAAAACAACAAGCAGCAGGCGCTGCAAAGAAATAA
- a CDS encoding L7Ae/L30e/S12e/Gadd45 family ribosomal protein: protein MSSSDIEALKTSPKTVGARQTAQAIQKGKAKVVFVAKDSDEWVVRDIIDMCKQKGIKLVFVDSKKELGRICGISVAASSAAIIE from the coding sequence TTGTCATCATCAGACATTGAAGCTTTAAAAACTTCACCAAAGACAGTTGGTGCGCGCCAGACTGCCCAAGCTATCCAAAAAGGCAAAGCAAAGGTTGTTTTTGTCGCAAAGGACAGCGATGAGTGGGTAGTGAGGGATATAATAGATATGTGCAAGCAAAAAGGAATAAAGCTTGTATTCGTGGATTCCAAAAAAGAGCTTGGGAGAATTTGTGGTATAAGTGTGGCAGCATCGTCTGCCGCGATAATTGAATAA